The Leptospirales bacterium genome includes a region encoding these proteins:
- the xseA gene encoding exodeoxyribonuclease VII large subunit yields MNPAGAAGLPTGDATDGASSIPALSVSEFNLRVRDRLQSDLGLRDIWVEGEIANLNQHSSGHVYFSLKDAQSTLSCTLFRPAAQRHKHLRLQNGAKLLAQGTVSVYAPRGQYQFNVVRLVAAGEGELRLKIEELRRRLEMEGLFQAKRKRALPELPLTLGVATASTGAAIQDIIRVARTRFPTLNILLAPCIVQGDGAEDSIVAAIEALQTPALGVDLIIAGRGGGSFEDLLAFNSEKVARAFAGCQIPIISAVGHEIDHPISDLAADAFAATPSAAVERAIPELEALLDQLEDLPLRMKVALRNRRRNGQDRLNRLLQSRIFRQPQSMLADRMQSLDLAARDLRDGMSTLLRDRREKLQPFQLLPAYCGRMLQNQSKRLSIAAERLQNFSPLATLQRGYAVVRNERQLVIRSARQAQPGERLEILLAEGRLAVHVAESQIVDA; encoded by the coding sequence ATGAATCCCGCCGGCGCCGCCGGACTTCCAACAGGCGATGCAACGGACGGCGCCAGCTCAATTCCGGCGCTCAGCGTCAGCGAATTCAACCTGAGGGTTCGCGATCGATTGCAATCCGACCTCGGACTCCGCGACATCTGGGTCGAAGGCGAAATTGCTAACCTCAACCAGCATAGCAGCGGCCATGTCTATTTTTCTCTCAAAGATGCCCAATCTACTTTAAGCTGTACGCTGTTTCGGCCGGCGGCTCAGAGACACAAGCACCTGCGTCTGCAAAATGGCGCCAAGTTACTGGCGCAAGGCACAGTCTCGGTCTATGCCCCTCGCGGGCAATATCAGTTCAATGTAGTTCGTCTGGTTGCGGCCGGCGAAGGCGAACTCAGATTGAAGATCGAAGAGCTGCGACGGCGTTTAGAAATGGAGGGCCTGTTTCAGGCGAAGCGCAAGCGCGCGCTGCCCGAATTACCGCTGACTTTAGGCGTCGCAACTGCATCGACTGGCGCAGCGATTCAAGACATCATTCGTGTTGCACGTACCCGCTTTCCTACGCTCAACATTCTGCTGGCCCCTTGCATTGTGCAGGGCGATGGCGCCGAGGATTCCATTGTCGCGGCGATCGAAGCATTGCAGACGCCTGCCCTTGGCGTAGACTTGATTATCGCCGGTCGAGGCGGCGGTAGTTTTGAAGACCTGCTGGCATTTAATTCCGAGAAAGTGGCCCGGGCCTTTGCTGGCTGCCAAATTCCTATCATCTCCGCCGTCGGTCATGAAATCGATCATCCTATCAGCGATCTCGCCGCCGACGCATTCGCCGCAACTCCGTCCGCCGCCGTGGAGCGTGCGATCCCAGAGCTGGAAGCCCTGCTTGACCAGCTTGAAGATCTGCCGCTGCGTATGAAGGTAGCGCTGCGCAATCGACGGCGAAATGGACAGGATCGTTTGAATCGCTTGCTGCAATCGCGAATATTCCGCCAACCGCAGAGCATGCTGGCTGATCGAATGCAGAGTCTTGATCTCGCTGCCAGGGATCTTCGAGACGGGATGTCGACGCTCTTGCGCGATCGTCGTGAGAAGCTGCAACCTTTTCAGTTACTTCCGGCCTACTGCGGGCGTATGCTGCAAAATCAGAGCAAGCGACTATCCATAGCAGCTGAGAGACTGCAAAATTTTTCTCCCCTGGCGACTTTGCAGAGGGGGTACGCTGTAGTGAGAAATGAGCGCCAGCTGGTGATTCGTAGCGCTCGCCAGGCGCAGCCCGGCGAGCGGCTGGAGATCTTACTGGCCGAGGGCCGCCTGGCAGTTCATGTGGCGGAGAGCCAAATCGTCGATGCTTAG
- a CDS encoding helicase has protein sequence MAEENVLQQELDKLDLTALKRVAQLWNIPKLGAEKKAVVKRIVEAMRDEFYLKGVLEKLSATQVTIYVSILKTRASQVLTLGEIARRISMPPVNAEMELGVLKRYFLVYQRKNRERLTNNLDKYYYYGESGAVVRHDANDKGQKFRLSLARILQDRKKLPPDWKKFAGVKGDIVSPDVARALITPEALDAALGSLSDIERETVQECFEQGGMLEITRAREIIQQRRGKWEEVVRRLDDLGLLLDEYYIDEKFIRILAMPQEVFNRLVENPLLPLPKKGQRKRIEKIAANELDFFLNLKKMIVYISRKGLNLAKSGKIKQIDLKETENRLLRPDISLFIEKSQIYQIELLLPVMRLLDVVRVKRDDVVLRNDYESVLDRDPFELMRVVMEEAGQARSRRVRYEDVFEPMYVPFYMPEIFDQCVGYIARKGRVVYTVIMAAILREQLLLAKGFRIKNFQQDLADLRRELISALFYLQLFGLIAVEFPDRWVELSELGLHYLKSKPLHREDEKGGVIINPDLSLIAIPEKISIHGVYTLKTFCEMKSFDNVYTFQITRESFQEGLLLKEKAAAFTELLTRASRSELSQNLLFSIEDWSKNLPLVTITDECVVVQTPEPNHMELLLGQISGKKIVLQKISPTTILIDAEKIYETIAYAEKLNLIVRLIR, from the coding sequence ATGGCCGAAGAAAACGTCCTCCAGCAAGAGCTCGACAAACTCGATCTGACGGCCCTCAAACGCGTCGCCCAACTCTGGAACATCCCAAAACTCGGCGCAGAAAAGAAGGCGGTCGTCAAACGAATTGTCGAGGCAATGCGCGACGAATTCTACCTGAAGGGCGTCCTTGAAAAACTTTCTGCTACGCAAGTAACGATCTATGTCTCTATCCTGAAAACTCGCGCATCGCAAGTTCTGACGCTTGGCGAAATTGCCAGACGGATCTCCATGCCGCCGGTTAACGCGGAGATGGAGCTGGGCGTTCTGAAGCGCTACTTTCTCGTATACCAGAGAAAAAATCGCGAGCGTCTTACCAACAACCTCGACAAGTACTACTATTATGGCGAGAGTGGCGCCGTCGTTCGCCATGATGCAAATGACAAAGGGCAGAAGTTTCGCCTGTCGCTTGCGCGTATTCTTCAGGATCGCAAGAAACTTCCGCCTGATTGGAAGAAATTCGCCGGGGTCAAAGGCGATATCGTTTCTCCCGATGTCGCCCGCGCTCTCATAACGCCGGAGGCCCTTGACGCTGCGCTGGGCAGCCTGAGCGACATTGAGCGGGAAACAGTGCAGGAGTGCTTCGAGCAGGGCGGGATGCTGGAAATCACCCGGGCTCGAGAAATCATCCAGCAACGCCGCGGAAAGTGGGAAGAAGTTGTTCGGCGGCTGGATGATTTGGGGCTATTGCTCGACGAATACTATATAGATGAGAAGTTTATTCGAATTCTTGCCATGCCGCAAGAGGTATTCAATCGCCTGGTTGAAAATCCGCTGTTGCCGCTGCCCAAGAAGGGGCAACGTAAGCGAATTGAGAAGATCGCCGCCAATGAACTCGATTTCTTTCTCAACCTGAAGAAGATGATCGTCTATATCAGCCGCAAGGGGCTGAATCTGGCAAAATCCGGGAAGATCAAGCAGATCGATCTGAAAGAAACTGAGAATCGACTGCTACGGCCCGATATCTCGCTCTTTATTGAAAAGAGCCAGATTTACCAAATCGAACTCTTGCTGCCGGTGATGCGGCTGCTGGACGTCGTTCGGGTCAAGCGCGATGATGTCGTGCTGCGCAACGACTATGAATCGGTTCTGGATCGAGATCCCTTCGAGCTAATGCGCGTGGTGATGGAAGAGGCAGGTCAGGCCCGCAGCCGGCGAGTTCGATACGAAGACGTTTTCGAACCAATGTACGTGCCCTTCTACATGCCTGAAATATTCGACCAATGCGTCGGCTATATTGCGCGCAAAGGTCGAGTCGTGTATACTGTCATTATGGCCGCCATTCTGCGCGAGCAGCTGCTGCTGGCCAAGGGCTTTCGGATCAAAAACTTCCAGCAAGATCTCGCCGATCTTCGGCGCGAATTGATCAGCGCACTGTTTTATTTGCAGCTTTTCGGACTGATAGCGGTCGAGTTTCCAGATCGCTGGGTCGAGCTCTCGGAGCTCGGATTGCACTACTTGAAGAGCAAGCCGCTCCATCGCGAAGATGAGAAAGGCGGCGTCATTATCAATCCGGACCTGAGCCTGATCGCCATTCCGGAAAAGATCTCGATTCATGGAGTCTATACGCTTAAAACCTTCTGCGAAATGAAGAGTTTTGACAACGTCTATACTTTCCAGATTACCAGAGAATCCTTCCAGGAGGGATTGCTGCTCAAGGAGAAGGCTGCCGCCTTTACGGAGCTGCTGACCCGGGCCTCGCGCAGCGAGCTGAGTCAAAACCTGCTGTTCTCTATTGAAGACTGGTCGAAGAATCTCCCGCTGGTTACAATCACTGACGAATGTGTCGTTGTTCAAACGCCTGAACCAAACCACATGGAATTGTTGCTAGGTCAGATCAGCGGGAAAAAGATCGTTCTCCAAAAAATCAGTCCGACCACCATTCTCATTGATGCTGAGAAGATTTACGAGACGATCGCATATGCCGAGAAGCTGAACCTGATCGTGAGGCTGATTCGCTGA
- the lepB gene encoding signal peptidase I, protein MLTRLLISLFYLYTGWFFANESLRTPLSGTLTQELAWLLLATGAGLAALHWRLDHRLIQAGRGYFRWRWLERRIVALLAAALVAFHFRDMALERVEVSGESMAPGLQSGDRIWIEKISNGIHLPELSFPFGALSATGKLPRFGLQLMRRGDVVVFRYPGADAFGATFFVKRIVAMPGDHFELHGEDIWVNGVRSFEPSMIPSRNIQTSAIPAAAPIRQPPAELSLLAPVVRDSALFGIGNRGVVPPNCVLVLGDNRRHSRDSRSIGFIPAFFIVGRTF, encoded by the coding sequence ATGTTGACCCGCCTCCTGATCTCTTTGTTTTACCTCTACACTGGCTGGTTTTTTGCCAATGAATCCTTGCGAACGCCCCTTTCTGGAACTCTCACTCAGGAGCTGGCGTGGCTATTGCTGGCAACAGGCGCTGGATTGGCGGCCCTGCACTGGCGGCTTGATCATCGTCTGATACAAGCCGGGCGAGGGTATTTCCGGTGGCGTTGGCTTGAACGGCGCATAGTGGCGCTCTTGGCCGCTGCATTAGTTGCTTTTCACTTTCGGGACATGGCGCTGGAGCGAGTAGAAGTCAGCGGCGAAAGCATGGCGCCCGGTCTGCAAAGTGGCGACCGCATCTGGATTGAGAAGATCTCCAATGGCATCCATCTCCCCGAACTATCCTTCCCCTTCGGCGCTCTTTCAGCGACCGGCAAGCTCCCGCGCTTCGGCTTACAACTCATGCGTCGAGGCGATGTTGTCGTTTTCCGCTATCCGGGGGCGGATGCCTTTGGCGCCACATTCTTCGTAAAGCGGATCGTCGCAATGCCAGGGGATCATTTCGAATTGCACGGCGAGGATATCTGGGTGAACGGGGTCCGTAGCTTCGAACCATCCATGATTCCATCCCGCAATATCCAGACATCGGCGATTCCCGCCGCAGCGCCCATCCGCCAGCCGCCGGCGGAGTTGTCCTTGCTTGCGCCGGTAGTCCGTGATTCAGCATTGTTTGGCATTGGCAATCGAGGCGTTGTGCCGCCGAATTGTGTTCTGGTTCTTGGCGACAACCGCCGCCATTCGAGGGACAGTCGTAGCATTGGATTTATTCCTGCGTTTTTTATTGTAGGTCGCACCTTCTGA
- a CDS encoding transpeptidase family protein produces the protein MQSGRKRLILLAAVVTVGFVIILARAFYLAFGRGDGQDGAQGEILRGPIVDRRGFTLALTEEASAIGIAPGEVSDAEFVAETLARRLQMSPEEILQRIYVNKERSFFLLKRQVDDLAADQIVELHLPGVHRQREHRRVYPGGSLASNLLGFVGRDQEAALAGIERDYNLTLTAAARSGDTRAPTLRLTIDALVQHRLEIELAEAFERSGAKRAAGLIMNVQTGEILAMASMPNFDPNEYYKSNAYQRGNWNIRLNYEPGSTVKALMAGILLSERAVRPEERFFCPGEIKFYNSVVRCRAGGRMIAHGNLTLREIIQHSCNVGIIKAMQRIRPERLYRYLTQLDLGVKTGILPSGSGETSGYFPDYANWTPSTSYYMPIGQGFSVTPIQLLRAMSSLANGGRLVQPRLLSSISAPDGSMVERSEPESTSAPFSAEVGRAVIDMMRGVVRNGTGRAAAVPGLDVAGKTGTGEKSSSQGYLDTYVASFIGFFPANAPRFGALILFDEPRGQDSGGSLAAPVFARVIAQSREALEQADRVYSPGSLRPLPAHPPRINPDILYDLRGLSARDALNIISSYYRIPVEVHGSGYVYGQSPAPGVRIRGIQKIVLYLQELH, from the coding sequence ATGCAATCAGGCCGTAAACGATTGATCTTGCTGGCGGCAGTAGTTACTGTCGGCTTTGTCATTATTCTGGCGCGTGCGTTTTACCTCGCCTTTGGGCGAGGCGATGGGCAGGACGGCGCGCAGGGCGAAATCTTGCGCGGACCGATTGTGGATCGCCGTGGTTTTACCCTGGCGCTGACTGAAGAGGCCAGTGCAATTGGCATCGCTCCAGGCGAAGTTAGCGACGCTGAGTTTGTCGCCGAGACCCTTGCCCGTCGATTGCAGATGTCCCCGGAGGAAATTCTGCAACGCATTTATGTAAATAAGGAGCGCAGTTTCTTCTTGTTGAAGCGTCAGGTGGACGACCTTGCCGCCGACCAGATTGTAGAATTGCATCTGCCGGGCGTCCACCGGCAGCGCGAACACCGCCGTGTCTATCCCGGCGGTTCGCTTGCCAGCAACTTGCTGGGTTTCGTAGGTCGCGACCAGGAGGCCGCCCTGGCTGGCATCGAACGCGACTACAATCTGACCCTCACCGCCGCAGCGCGCAGCGGCGATACGCGCGCGCCGACCTTGCGTTTGACCATTGACGCTCTGGTCCAGCACCGCCTGGAAATCGAGCTGGCTGAGGCCTTTGAACGCTCCGGCGCCAAGCGGGCCGCCGGTTTGATCATGAATGTGCAGACCGGGGAAATCCTGGCGATGGCAAGCATGCCGAACTTCGATCCCAACGAATACTACAAGAGTAATGCATACCAGCGGGGCAATTGGAATATTCGACTCAACTATGAGCCCGGATCCACGGTGAAAGCCTTGATGGCTGGCATCTTGCTAAGCGAACGCGCCGTACGCCCGGAGGAGCGATTTTTCTGCCCCGGCGAAATCAAGTTCTACAATTCCGTTGTCCGCTGTCGCGCTGGCGGCCGCATGATTGCACATGGCAATCTTACGCTCCGCGAAATCATTCAGCACTCCTGCAACGTCGGCATTATCAAAGCCATGCAGCGCATTCGTCCGGAACGACTCTACCGCTATCTGACACAACTCGATCTCGGCGTAAAGACAGGCATCCTGCCATCGGGGTCGGGAGAAACCAGCGGCTATTTTCCGGACTATGCCAACTGGACGCCTTCCACATCGTACTACATGCCCATCGGCCAGGGCTTTAGCGTCACTCCGATCCAGTTGCTTCGAGCAATGTCCTCCCTTGCTAACGGCGGTCGACTCGTGCAGCCACGTTTGTTATCTTCAATCAGCGCCCCGGACGGCAGCATGGTGGAGCGCAGCGAGCCAGAATCAACCAGTGCGCCGTTCAGCGCGGAGGTCGGTCGCGCGGTAATTGATATGATGCGCGGCGTAGTTCGCAACGGCACCGGGAGGGCCGCAGCTGTTCCCGGACTGGATGTAGCAGGAAAAACAGGCACCGGTGAAAAGTCGAGTTCGCAGGGGTATCTTGATACTTACGTTGCCTCCTTTATTGGTTTTTTCCCGGCAAACGCGCCACGCTTCGGAGCGCTGATACTATTCGATGAGCCGCGCGGTCAGGATAGCGGCGGATCGCTGGCCGCTCCGGTTTTTGCGCGGGTCATCGCTCAGAGCCGCGAGGCTCTCGAACAGGCCGATCGGGTCTACTCGCCGGGATCGTTACGGCCTTTGCCGGCGCATCCGCCGCGGATCAATCCGGATATCCTCTACGATTTACGCGGCCTCTCTGCTCGAGATGCCCTCAACATCATTTCCTCCTACTACCGTATTCCAGTGGAGGTGCACGGTTCTGGCTATGTGTACGGCCAATCGCCTGCCCCGGGCGTCCGCATCCGCGGCATTCAGAAAATCGTGCTCTATTTGCAGGAATTGCACTGA
- the corA gene encoding magnesium/cobalt transporter CorA produces the protein MRRLRSKRQSKNGLPPGALVALGSSDHGGVAIRVMELLGEQLRLRDHEDIRSALADCRPGAPIWMDVDGSPSPAVAEAVGAHFQLHPLLLEDTLNVEQRVKFEEYHNCTYLVVKLLHYNRERTTLEAEQVSLIVGDTFAISFQENRDDDLFEVVRRKLVAWQERRQAFSASLAAYLLLDSVVDRYFGLLEAVGEELDSLEDILVDRPTPRALQRLAHFKRLVMYIRKWIWPLRETLSALYHGDSNHFEAELRPFLRDVYDHVLHVMETIETYRDMLTSMQDLYLSSVGNRTNEIMRTLTVISTIFIPLTFIAGVYGMNFHFMPELSWRYGYLFAWALMGGAALGLLAFMRYRRWF, from the coding sequence ATGAGGCGCCTGCGATCCAAACGTCAAAGTAAGAACGGTCTGCCGCCGGGCGCCCTGGTCGCGCTCGGGTCTTCGGACCACGGGGGAGTAGCAATTCGGGTCATGGAATTGCTGGGCGAACAATTGCGCCTGCGTGACCATGAAGATATCCGCAGCGCCCTGGCCGACTGCCGGCCCGGCGCGCCAATCTGGATGGACGTCGATGGCTCGCCGTCGCCAGCCGTTGCCGAAGCCGTTGGAGCCCATTTTCAGCTACATCCCTTGCTGCTGGAAGACACTCTGAACGTCGAACAGCGAGTCAAGTTCGAGGAATACCATAACTGCACTTATCTCGTAGTTAAGCTCCTGCACTATAACCGCGAACGAACCACGCTTGAGGCCGAACAGGTTTCCTTAATCGTCGGCGATACTTTTGCTATCTCGTTTCAGGAAAATCGAGATGACGACTTGTTCGAGGTCGTCAGGCGTAAGTTAGTCGCCTGGCAGGAAAGAAGACAAGCATTCAGCGCTTCACTGGCAGCGTACTTGTTGCTCGATAGCGTGGTGGATCGATACTTTGGGCTGCTCGAGGCGGTGGGCGAGGAGTTGGACTCGCTGGAAGACATACTGGTCGATCGCCCCACGCCAAGAGCGTTGCAGCGACTGGCGCACTTTAAAAGGCTGGTGATGTACATACGCAAATGGATCTGGCCATTGCGGGAAACGCTATCGGCGCTCTACCACGGCGATTCTAATCATTTTGAAGCGGAGCTCCGTCCCTTTCTCCGCGATGTCTATGACCATGTGCTCCACGTAATGGAGACCATCGAAACCTATCGTGATATGCTGACTTCGATGCAGGATCTCTACCTATCCAGCGTGGGCAATCGCACCAATGAAATCATGCGTACGCTTACAGTCATTTCGACTATCTTCATTCCGCTGACCTTTATCGCCGGCGTTTATGGAATGAATTTCCACTTCATGCCGGAACTCAGCTGGCGCTATGGATATCTCTTTGCGTGGGCTTTGATGGGCGGCGCTGCCCTCGGCCTGCTTGCGTTCATGCGCTATCGACGCTGGTTCTGA
- a CDS encoding metal-sensitive transcriptional regulator, with the protein MEPTELIHRLNRIQGQIEAIKRSLQSEKTDDCRKNILLVKAATNALKKFGNAYVEAHLDQCVANKTSARQIEKELRSIIASAFAM; encoded by the coding sequence ATGGAACCTACGGAATTGATCCATCGATTGAACCGAATCCAGGGACAAATCGAGGCTATCAAACGAAGCCTGCAAAGCGAAAAGACGGACGACTGCCGCAAAAACATTTTGCTGGTGAAGGCCGCGACCAATGCGCTTAAGAAGTTCGGCAATGCCTATGTGGAAGCGCACCTTGATCAGTGCGTGGCGAATAAGACCAGCGCCCGCCAGATCGAAAAGGAACTCCGGTCGATCATTGCATCGGCCTTTGCAATGTAA
- a CDS encoding efflux RND transporter permease subunit, which yields MSVSSLASDARGFAGRLASNFVHSRLTPVIAVASIVLGLGSIYLTPKEEEPQISVPMIDIVTQAPGLEPEEVERQISEPLERAVWGLEGVEYVYSASSPHVSVVTVRFKVGEPMEPALVKVHHKILEIRHQLPTGASQPQVRSFSIDDVPFLALTFASPTRDDYELRTLVAPLARELSSTPDLSRVELLGGRRRVVRVIVDPSRARNAGVSVAEVAGALMSNNDAAPAGQNWSSVSAVTVEMGGRLRSARDVAAVAIAQRGGRLVRVGDVARIVDGPEETQRLSVLLERSESVSGQTTVPPIQRAVTISFAKRRGTDVASLSPILLERARSYAADLPSDIHLVAIRDYGATARDKSNELIEHLMIATVSVAALIALAMGWRASLVVSIAIPVTLALTLAVYYFLGYTLNRVTLFALIFSIGILVDDAIVVVENVERHLRENPALGIARATIRAVSEVGNPTILATFTVIAAILPMAFVRGLMGPYMKPIPVGASLAMVLSLFVAFVVTPWASVRLLAGHGSKAEHDAGNKEGRLDRLYRAVTAKLLGERRAALAFGATVVMLLLVAVSFFAFKWVHVKMLPFDNKNELQVLIDFPADMPLQRSAELSAQLAREIMKDPAVERVQVFAGEPAPFSFSGMVKHTFLRHAEHMADLHVALLDKGDRSRSSHEIIASLRPVIHKFARQHGAITKVLEIPPGPPVLATMVAEVYGPNRAAREAAAQDILKLFQSDPAIVDLDYSWREGRPREYFAYDPNRGGLVGINASQAVQAGALVFSETPVSALADVSTPEEMAIIVSVDQAVRSSARPLASTQLRSFETGSAALEDALRAPQVRPYYTIFRKNLKPVSYVFAELTGSEESPVYGILRLSPQMTTPTQTAEAPWNTRSPIVKWDGEWFITYEVFRDLGAAFGVVMILIYILVLGWFRSYIIPLIIMTPIPISLIGIVPGHAIMGAYFTATSMIGFIAGAGIIVRNSIILVDFIEQELATGIDLKSAVIEAGVVRFRPMLLTAAAVVAGSAIMLSDPIFQGLAISLIFGEVAATVISRFAVPTLYYWIAGESRRRQIIEEANEP from the coding sequence ATGTCGGTAAGTAGTCTCGCCAGCGATGCCCGCGGTTTTGCCGGCCGACTGGCCAGTAACTTCGTTCATTCGCGACTGACGCCAGTCATTGCCGTGGCCAGCATCGTGTTAGGTCTCGGTTCGATCTACCTGACGCCCAAGGAAGAAGAGCCGCAAATATCTGTACCTATGATCGACATTGTCACTCAGGCGCCAGGGCTGGAGCCGGAGGAGGTCGAGCGTCAGATCAGCGAACCTCTGGAGCGCGCTGTTTGGGGATTGGAGGGCGTTGAATACGTATACTCGGCATCAAGTCCGCATGTCAGCGTAGTCACTGTGCGTTTCAAGGTCGGCGAACCAATGGAACCGGCGCTGGTCAAGGTGCACCATAAGATTCTCGAAATCCGTCATCAACTTCCAACGGGCGCCTCGCAGCCTCAGGTCCGATCGTTCTCCATCGATGATGTCCCCTTTCTGGCGCTGACCTTCGCTTCGCCTACCAGAGATGACTACGAATTGCGCACGCTGGTTGCGCCGCTGGCGCGGGAGCTTTCTTCAACGCCCGACCTTTCGCGAGTTGAACTGCTTGGCGGGCGGCGAAGGGTGGTGCGAGTCATCGTCGATCCTTCGAGAGCGCGTAATGCTGGCGTCTCCGTCGCCGAAGTGGCGGGCGCTCTGATGTCGAACAACGATGCCGCCCCCGCCGGCCAGAACTGGAGTTCCGTCAGCGCTGTAACCGTCGAAATGGGCGGGCGTCTACGCTCCGCCAGGGATGTCGCTGCCGTAGCTATCGCCCAACGCGGCGGTCGCCTCGTCCGCGTCGGCGATGTCGCCCGCATTGTCGACGGGCCGGAAGAGACGCAGCGTCTATCAGTGCTGCTCGAGCGCAGCGAAAGCGTATCCGGTCAAACAACCGTACCGCCGATTCAGCGCGCTGTAACAATCTCCTTTGCCAAGCGGCGCGGTACAGATGTGGCTTCCCTGTCGCCTATCTTGCTGGAGCGCGCCCGTTCCTACGCAGCTGATCTTCCCTCAGACATTCATCTCGTTGCGATTCGCGACTACGGCGCTACGGCCCGCGACAAGAGCAACGAACTGATTGAACATTTAATGATCGCCACGGTCTCCGTTGCAGCTTTGATTGCGCTGGCCATGGGTTGGCGCGCTTCGCTGGTCGTATCGATCGCTATCCCGGTAACCCTGGCTCTGACGCTGGCCGTCTACTATTTCCTGGGCTATACGCTCAATCGGGTGACGCTCTTTGCGTTGATCTTTTCAATCGGCATCCTGGTCGACGATGCCATTGTCGTGGTGGAGAACGTGGAGCGTCACTTGCGCGAAAACCCGGCGCTGGGAATCGCCCGGGCGACAATACGGGCGGTGTCCGAAGTTGGCAATCCAACCATCCTTGCGACCTTTACGGTTATAGCGGCCATCCTGCCCATGGCCTTTGTGCGCGGTTTGATGGGTCCCTACATGAAACCTATCCCGGTGGGCGCCAGTCTGGCTATGGTGCTGTCGCTTTTTGTGGCCTTCGTGGTTACGCCCTGGGCTTCGGTACGCCTTCTGGCCGGTCACGGCTCCAAAGCGGAACATGATGCGGGCAATAAGGAGGGGCGACTGGATCGGTTGTATCGCGCTGTAACTGCAAAGCTACTGGGCGAGCGCCGCGCTGCCCTGGCCTTTGGCGCGACCGTCGTTATGCTGCTGCTTGTCGCCGTTAGCTTTTTTGCTTTCAAATGGGTACATGTTAAAATGTTACCATTTGACAATAAGAATGAGCTTCAAGTGCTGATTGATTTCCCCGCTGATATGCCGCTGCAGCGTTCCGCCGAACTCTCGGCGCAACTTGCCCGGGAAATCATGAAAGACCCCGCCGTTGAGCGAGTGCAGGTCTTTGCTGGCGAACCGGCGCCATTCTCATTTTCCGGAATGGTCAAGCATACCTTCCTGCGTCATGCCGAGCATATGGCGGATCTACATGTGGCGCTGCTCGACAAAGGCGATCGCAGCCGCTCCAGCCACGAGATCATTGCCAGCTTGAGGCCGGTCATTCATAAATTTGCGCGCCAGCACGGCGCCATAACCAAGGTACTGGAAATACCGCCCGGACCGCCGGTTCTTGCCACCATGGTCGCCGAGGTATATGGGCCCAACCGCGCCGCGCGCGAGGCGGCAGCGCAAGACATTCTGAAGTTATTCCAGTCCGATCCAGCTATCGTCGATCTCGACTATTCATGGCGCGAAGGCCGGCCCCGGGAATACTTTGCTTACGATCCCAACCGCGGCGGCCTGGTTGGAATCAACGCCTCTCAGGCGGTGCAGGCGGGCGCCCTGGTGTTCTCGGAGACGCCCGTGTCGGCCCTGGCCGACGTCAGTACGCCCGAGGAAATGGCAATCATTGTATCCGTGGACCAAGCTGTGCGCTCGAGCGCGCGACCGTTGGCCTCAACGCAGTTGCGAAGCTTCGAGACCGGAAGCGCTGCGCTGGAAGACGCTCTGCGCGCGCCGCAAGTGCGACCGTACTACACAATCTTCCGCAAGAACCTGAAACCTGTTTCCTATGTATTTGCAGAATTAACCGGCTCGGAAGAGTCGCCGGTCTACGGAATTTTGAGGCTATCGCCGCAAATGACAACTCCGACGCAAACGGCGGAGGCGCCATGGAACACCCGCTCGCCAATCGTGAAATGGGACGGCGAATGGTTCATCACTTACGAAGTCTTCCGCGACCTGGGAGCGGCATTTGGCGTAGTCATGATTTTGATCTATATTCTGGTGCTGGGCTGGTTTCGAAGCTATATCATTCCTTTGATCATCATGACGCCGATTCCGATAAGTCTGATTGGGATCGTGCCCGGGCATGCCATAATGGGCGCCTATTTCACAGCAACGTCGATGATCGGATTCATCGCCGGCGCCGGCATCATCGTGCGCAATTCGATCATTCTGGTGGACTTTATTGAACAGGAGCTGGCCACAGGCATCGACCTCAAGAGCGCCGTGATCGAGGCCGGCGTCGTTCGCTTTCGGCCAATGTTGCTAACGGCAGCTGCCGTGGTTGCCGGTTCAGCGATTATGCTCTCGGATCCCATCTTTCAGGGTCTGGCGATCAGCTTGATCTTTGGAGAAGTCGCTGCTACAGTAATCAGCCGCTTTGCCGTTCCGACCTTGTACTATTGGATCGCCGGAGAATCCAGGCGCCGTCAGATCATTGAGGAGGCAAATGAGCCATAG